The proteins below come from a single Gossypium raimondii isolate GPD5lz chromosome 2, ASM2569854v1, whole genome shotgun sequence genomic window:
- the LOC105789707 gene encoding uncharacterized protein LOC105789707 — MVTEDPVLTQPESSVPYVIYNDASLNGLKRRDIEFTVGDRVFLKVFQWKKVLRFDRKGKLSPRFIGSYEIVERIDLVAYRLAFPPKLEKIHNVFHVLMLRRYRSDPAHVIPHSQIKLQPNMMYSEEPVRILTREVKELRNKRVPLVKVLWHRHGSEEATWETVESMKVQYPNLFSDNKF; from the exons ATGGTGACGGAAGATCCAGTCTTGACTCAGCCAGAATCTAGTGTGCCGTATGTTATTTACAATGATGCATCTCTAAATG GTTTGAAAAGAAGAGATATAGAATTTACTGTTGGTGATCGGGTATTCTTAAAAGTCTTTCAGTGGAAGAAGGTGTTACGGTTCGATAGGAAAGGGAAGCTGAGTCCGAGATTTATCGGATCGTATGAAATTGTTGAAAGAATTGACCTTGTAGCTTATCGATTAGCTTTTCCTcctaaacttgagaaaattcataatgtgttccaCGTATTGATGCTGAGACGGTACAGATCTGATCCTGCACATGTGATTCCTCATAGTCAAATTAAGCTACAACCAAATATGATGTATTCGGAAGAACCGGTGAGAATTTTAActcgagaggttaaagaattgcGAAATAAACGAGTACCGTTAGTAAAAGTCTTGTGGCACCGACATGGTTCTGAAGAAGCTACATGGGAAACTGTAGAATCAATGAAAGTGCAATATCCGAATCTATTCTCAGATAacaaattttga